CAGGTCCGTATCAATGTTGTCATGCTTATTATCAGTACGTTGAAATCCTATGGCTTAATGCTTGTATTGTTTGGTGTTGAAGGCGGTCCGAACGGCATTGCACTGGTGCCGGGACTGTATATGTATGTCAATGCATTCGCTTTTCAACGGGTTGGCTACGCATGTGCTATCGGGATATTACTGTTTGTTTTTATTCTTATACTTACAGAGATCAATAATCGATTCGTTCGAGTAGAAAAATAAGGAATACGAAGGCCCACGGCATGAAAAAAGAAAATGCAGGCGAAGCTGTCAAGCACGGCGCAATTATCCTTATTCTCGCACTGGCTTTTGTACCCTTGTATGTAATGGTTATCATAAGTTTCAAGTCGAATAGTCAGTTCATGCAGAATCAGTTCGGCTTGACCTTTCCTTTGCATTTAGAGAATTGGGTCGTAGCGTGGGGAATTGTTAAAAATTACATATTCAATACGATATTTGTGGCCACAACCGCCGTCGCGTTTTCATTCTGTTTCACCATTCCCGCAGCATATTTCTTTGCGCGGTACCGAATGCCGTTTCATAATTTTTTCTGGTATTTTTTTCTGTTTCTGATGCTTATGCCGACGGTGGCCAATCTTATTCCGCTTTTCATGGTAATCAAGTCGCTCAATCTGCTCAATTCGCTTTTCGCGCTGATTATTCTGGGTCTTGTCGCCGGGCAGGTGCTTCAGATATATATACTTAGGCAGTTCATAGAAGACATCCCTCAAGATTTATTTGATGCCGCTGAAATTGACGGCGCCGGACCATTGATGCAAGTTTGGAATATTGTTGTTCCCATGTCGGGGTCGATTGTATCCACACTTGCTATTATGCAATTTATCGGCATATGGAACGACTTTATCATGCCGATGGTACTAATTCGTGACGATTCGCTTTTGACACTCGCTGCAGGACTTGTCAAACTGGATGGCGAGTATGTCAAATTGTGGGGCCAGATGATGGCCGGGTATGCGATATCATCAATACCGCTTATTTTGATTTTTGTATTCACGATGCGTTTGTTTGTCAAAGGCTTATCGTCAGGAGCCGTCAAAGGCTAAGGAGTATTCAATAATGTCTGAAGTTACTTTAAAAGAAATTACCAAAGAATTTGAAGGCGGTGTTATCGCCGTGGATAAATTCAACATTAACGTTTCCGATAAGGAATTTGTTGTTCTGGTTGGTCCTTCAGGGTGCGGCAAATCGACCACCCTTCGTATGGTAGCCGGCCTTGAAGAAATTACCGAGGGCGATTTGCATATTGATGGCAAGCGAATGAACGATATCCCGCCGAAAAACCGTGATATCGCCATGGTATTTCAGAATTATGCACTCTATCCTCATATGGATGTTTTTTCGAATATGGCCTTTGGTCTGAAATTGAGAAAATTTCCAAAGGAGGAAATCCGGAAAAGGGTTAATGAAGCGGCCGAAATACTTGGTCTTTCGGAATATCTCGACCGGAAACCAAAAGCTCTGTCCGGCGGTCAGCGCCAGCGAGTCGCGGTGGGACGGGCTATTGTGCGGAAACCCAAGGCGTTTCTCTTTGATGAACCCCTCTCGAATCTCGACGCCAAAATGCGCGTACAGATGAGAAAGGAAATCTGTCAGCTCCACAAAAGGCTCGATGCCACCATGGTGTACGTTACCCACGATCAGGTTGAAGCCATGACCATGGGAGACCGGATTGTCGTGATGAAAGACGGTCTGATCCAGCAGGTGGGCAGACCCATGGATATTTATGCCCAGCCGTCAAATAAATTCGTCGCAGGATTCATTGGTTCACCTCCACTGAACTTTTTTGAGTGTACCGTATCGGAAAAGGGAGTCGAATTCAATGGTTCGACCGTTCCTGTGGATGAGGATAAACTAAAGAAAATTCAAAAGAGCGGAAGCTCGACTGTAACCCTGGGTATCCGTCCCGAAAGTCTTCACATCGAGGATATCTCCGAGGGCTTTCAGCTCAAGGGAAATGTCGATATCAATGAACCACTTGGCTCCGAATTGCTTGTCTATGTGGCAACATCAAACAATACAACATTCATCGCCAAACTTCTGAATGCCGAACCGTTTGGTATTAACGATGATGTTGTTTTTTCGGCCCGGCCCGAAGATTTGTATTTCTTTGACGGTGAAACCGAAGAAGCTATCCTCTGATAGAGACAAATAGTCCCAACGAGTATCAAACCACGGTTTCCAACAGATATCGCGGTTTTATTTATTCTCCCGCGCAATTTCATTTTCACTTAATTAAAATTTTTAAATAATATTTTTTTTAATTCGAACTAGCCTGTGCAGTATTTTAGGTTGTTCTAATTGTTATTCCGGCACTTAAATACGGCATAAAACACGAATGAAACACGCCATTTTTAGTTGCCGAATTACTCGTAGCTTTCAAAACTGAAGAATCTTACACAGAGCACAATTTTTCTGAGCCGGAATTTAAAATGCAGATTATTGAGCAGAGAATCAAAACAGTCCTTCTTCCCCATGTTCTCAAGCCCATGCGATATGTGGGTAATGAGCTGAATATTATCCGCAAAGATCCCGATACAATTGATCTTCACGGTGTATTGTGTTTTCCCGAGGTTTATGATATCGGCATGTCCCATTACGGCTCGCAGATTCTGTATCATATCGCAAATAAATTCCCCGGTTGGGCGATGTCCCGGGCATTTCATCCCTGGGAGGATGCTGAGAAAATTATGCGGGATAAGGGTATTCCGCTCTATGACCTAGAATATTTTTCACCCCTGAGCAGGGCCGACTGGATCGGTTTTACCGTTCAGTACGAGTTGCAATATACCAATCTGCTCAATATGCTTGATCTGGCGGGGCTTCCGGTACGAAGTCGCGATCGCGACGAGAGCGCTCCACTGGTCATTGCCGGCGGGCCTTGCATGGGCAATCCAGAGCCATTGGCCGAATTTATCGATGGTGCGGTTATTGGTGACGGTGAAGAGGTAATTACACAAATCTGCGGGGTCCTGGAGCGCGCAAAAAAAGCGGGGGCTTCTAAAGCCGAAAAGCTTGCCGAGCTGAGTAAAGTGAAGGGTATCTATATTCCCGCTCACTACCCGGTATCAGAAAAGGGCAGGTTTATCCTCCCAGAAATTCCGGGATCAGAAACTGTTTCTGCGGCAAAGATCGGAAGACTTGAGGGAGACTCCTATCCCGACCGTCCGCTGGTCCCGCTTATCGATGTGGTCCATCACCGCCTGGCAGTTGAAGTGATGCGGGGGTGTACCCGCGGATGCCGGTTCTGTTCGGCAGGAACCGGTTACCGTCCGGTGCGGGAGCGGGACCCCGATGAATTGTTCGAGCAGATCGGGAAATCGATGGATGCTACCGGGTGGCGCGATATCGGACTTCTCAGCCTCTCCACCGCGGATTACGGCCCCCTTTCGTCGCTTCTGAAATCATCTCGAGCGCTCAAAGAACGGGCCCGGGTTAAACTGTCCTTTCCTTCAACGAGACTCGACGCGCTCAGCGAACACCAGCTCGATACACTCAAAGCGGTCACCGGTTTTTCATCCTTTACAATTGCACCTGAAGCCGGAAGTTACCGTCTGCGGAAAAGGATCAACAAAGATTTTACAAATGAAACGATCCTGCAGACCGTTGATCTGTTACTCGGTCGTGGTGTACGGACAATAAAACTCTATTTCATGATCGGCCTTCCCACCGAAACCGAAGAAGACATCAGGGCGATTGTCGATCTGGTCTCGCAAATCGGCGGTCTGGTGAGGGCATGTGCCAGGGATCGAAAAGTTAATGTTGCCATATCGCCCTTTTCTCCCAAGGCACATACGCCTTTTCAGTGGGAAGCGATGGATTCCATTGAAAACCTCGAGAGAAAGTCGCGGCAGATTCAGAACGCGCTGAAAGGGCTGAAAAATGTCAAGGTTTCCTATCGCGATCCCGGGATGACACTGCTCGAAACGATCATGGCCCGGGGTGACCGGCGGGTGGGCGACCTGATTGAGGCTGCCTGGCGTGAGGGGGCACTTTTTGACGGATGGGATGAATACTTCGATTTTGCACGATGGGGCACATGTGCCGAAGAAATCGAAATGAAATTCGATACCTACATCCGGGCAATCGATATCAATCAGCCGCTTCCCTGGGATCATATTTCGGTGGGGGTTACCAGAGCGTTCCTTGAGATCGAACGAGAGAAAGCTTATGTCGGTGAGCCGACCGCCGACTGCCGGACCGGTTCCTGCACGAGTTGCGGCGCCTGTACAAAGCCGCGTGAGGGACTATGGAAGGAGAGCGAGCAGGGGCCAACGGTCAATGGCCTGAAATCAGCTTCATCTTTATCACCTGCCGAAGTATCGAAGGCTCAACAAACCTCTAATTATTATCGTTTTACCTACAAAAAAGGCGACCGGGTCCGTTTCCTTGGCCACCGGGACATGGTCAACAGTATCCATCGCGCCTTTGTGGC
The genomic region above belongs to Chitinivibrionales bacterium and contains:
- the ugpC gene encoding sn-glycerol-3-phosphate ABC transporter ATP-binding protein UgpC, with the protein product MSEVTLKEITKEFEGGVIAVDKFNINVSDKEFVVLVGPSGCGKSTTLRMVAGLEEITEGDLHIDGKRMNDIPPKNRDIAMVFQNYALYPHMDVFSNMAFGLKLRKFPKEEIRKRVNEAAEILGLSEYLDRKPKALSGGQRQRVAVGRAIVRKPKAFLFDEPLSNLDAKMRVQMRKEICQLHKRLDATMVYVTHDQVEAMTMGDRIVVMKDGLIQQVGRPMDIYAQPSNKFVAGFIGSPPLNFFECTVSEKGVEFNGSTVPVDEDKLKKIQKSGSSTVTLGIRPESLHIEDISEGFQLKGNVDINEPLGSELLVYVATSNNTTFIAKLLNAEPFGINDDVVFSARPEDLYFFDGETEEAIL
- a CDS encoding TIGR03960 family B12-binding radical SAM protein, with product MQIIEQRIKTVLLPHVLKPMRYVGNELNIIRKDPDTIDLHGVLCFPEVYDIGMSHYGSQILYHIANKFPGWAMSRAFHPWEDAEKIMRDKGIPLYDLEYFSPLSRADWIGFTVQYELQYTNLLNMLDLAGLPVRSRDRDESAPLVIAGGPCMGNPEPLAEFIDGAVIGDGEEVITQICGVLERAKKAGASKAEKLAELSKVKGIYIPAHYPVSEKGRFILPEIPGSETVSAAKIGRLEGDSYPDRPLVPLIDVVHHRLAVEVMRGCTRGCRFCSAGTGYRPVRERDPDELFEQIGKSMDATGWRDIGLLSLSTADYGPLSSLLKSSRALKERARVKLSFPSTRLDALSEHQLDTLKAVTGFSSFTIAPEAGSYRLRKRINKDFTNETILQTVDLLLGRGVRTIKLYFMIGLPTETEEDIRAIVDLVSQIGGLVRACARDRKVNVAISPFSPKAHTPFQWEAMDSIENLERKSRQIQNALKGLKNVKVSYRDPGMTLLETIMARGDRRVGDLIEAAWREGALFDGWDEYFDFARWGTCAEEIEMKFDTYIRAIDINQPLPWDHISVGVTRAFLEIEREKAYVGEPTADCRTGSCTSCGACTKPREGLWKESEQGPTVNGLKSASSLSPAEVSKAQQTSNYYRFTYKKGDRVRFLGHRDMVNSIHRAFVA
- a CDS encoding ABC transporter permease subunit; translation: MKKENAGEAVKHGAIILILALAFVPLYVMVIISFKSNSQFMQNQFGLTFPLHLENWVVAWGIVKNYIFNTIFVATTAVAFSFCFTIPAAYFFARYRMPFHNFFWYFFLFLMLMPTVANLIPLFMVIKSLNLLNSLFALIILGLVAGQVLQIYILRQFIEDIPQDLFDAAEIDGAGPLMQVWNIVVPMSGSIVSTLAIMQFIGIWNDFIMPMVLIRDDSLLTLAAGLVKLDGEYVKLWGQMMAGYAISSIPLILIFVFTMRLFVKGLSSGAVKG